The genomic interval CTCTGGTTATAAATATCCAACACATTTTAGTGCCGCCTTTAAAAAGTACTTTGGTTATTTACCAACCCAGATTAAGCAGAGCTAATTCTCTTTTCCCCGTTTTTCAGAACTCTGATTTCCACGATTAACATTAGACTGTTTATTGTCCGTTTCATTAGCAGTTTGTCCACCGCTATTTGGAATGCCCTGATTCTTTTTTAATTTTTTTACGTCCGTATGTTCGCGGTTAGCGATTGAGTCAGGTTGGTGCTTAGCGTCCCGCTTTGCCGGATCAACTATATTTTTTTCTTGATCTTTCATATCTTCTTTATTTAACCTTGTATATAAAACCAACGTTGGGGAGTTGTTTTTGTTTAAATATCTATAACTTTGCGGAATGGGTACATTATTAGATTCGGGTCATAAGCCGTATAATTACTATGGGTCATATCTTCGTGATAAATACGACGGAAAGCGCGTTTTCAAGATTATCGTAGATGGACACTTTACTTGTCCTAACCGGGATGGCAGTAAGGGGTATGGTGGATGCTCTTATTGTAATGTCGACTCATTCACACCCGATACAGCACGTAAATTACCCAGTATCCGTCAGCAAGTAGAAGAGGGTATCGAACGGGCAGTTAAAGGCTATCGCGCAGAGAAGTTTATTATCTACTTCCAACCTAACACCAATACCTATGCGCCCGCCCATTATCTAAAATCATTATATGACGAAGCTTTGAGCATAGCGCCGGAAAATGTAGTCGGACTCTCTGTCGGTACGCGACCTGATTGTATTGATTTTGAAAAAATTGCGCTGCTAGAGAGTTATACTGACCGTTATGATGTGGATCTGGAAATGGGAATGGAGTCGATCTACAATGATACTCTTAATCGGATTAATCGCGGTTGCTCGCACGAAGAATTGGAGTCTGCCCTTAACTTAGTAAAGAACAGCCCTCTTGATATTTGCGTACATACGATCTTCGGGTTCCCTTGGGAAACAAAAGAGATGATGCTCCGCTATGCGGATGAAATAAACCGCTTCCCGCAGATTAAATTTGTGAAATTACATCATCTACATATCGTTGAGGGGTCTATTATGGGCGTTCAGTACAAAAGGGAACCATTCAAAGTATTTAGTCTCGAAGAGTATACTGATTTCTTGTGTGAGTTTATTCCTCTTTTAAGACCGGATATCGTCATCCAGCGGCTGTTCGGATTAGCAGATCAGGAATTATTGATTGCTCCAAATTGGGGTAAGGGAAAGTCAGCAATCCAAACTTATATTGATAAAGAATTAGAAAAACGGGGAGCTGTACAAGGGTCAAAGTATCAGCTCGTTGCAATATAAGATTGCTTTTTTGTTTATATTTCCAATTCGCTTCGTTAAACTTTTGTGAAATTTAAGGGTCTATTAAGTAGGATCAACTCTGGATATTATGAAAAGTTTGAAAAAAATCTATCAGGCACTTTTAATAGTAGCATTCCTTTTTGCAATTACAGATGTTTCTGCTCAACCGCGTCATAAGAAGTATGAGAAGGCGCGGAAAGAATATGCAAAGAAAAGAGAG from Pedobacter indicus carries:
- a CDS encoding TIGR01212 family radical SAM protein (This family includes YhcC from E. coli K-12, an uncharacterized radical SAM protein.); translation: MGTLLDSGHKPYNYYGSYLRDKYDGKRVFKIIVDGHFTCPNRDGSKGYGGCSYCNVDSFTPDTARKLPSIRQQVEEGIERAVKGYRAEKFIIYFQPNTNTYAPAHYLKSLYDEALSIAPENVVGLSVGTRPDCIDFEKIALLESYTDRYDVDLEMGMESIYNDTLNRINRGCSHEELESALNLVKNSPLDICVHTIFGFPWETKEMMLRYADEINRFPQIKFVKLHHLHIVEGSIMGVQYKREPFKVFSLEEYTDFLCEFIPLLRPDIVIQRLFGLADQELLIAPNWGKGKSAIQTYIDKELEKRGAVQGSKYQLVAI